A region from the Malus domestica chromosome 07, GDT2T_hap1 genome encodes:
- the LOC103426450 gene encoding cyclin-U4-1-like has protein sequence MADQLEATTTSPESMPRMIAFMSSVLERVSKSNDLNRRFHRTQKLSVFHSLTTPTISIHSYLQRIFNYADCSPSCFIVAYVYLDRFTQMQPLLPIDSFNVHRLLITSVLVSAKFMDDIYYNNAFYARVGGISTQEMNLLEVDFLFGLGFQMNVTPATYYTYCSYLQREMLLQSPLQFADSPVDLARRLKLHCSFDEDESTHQKQLAV, from the exons ATGGCTGATCAGCTCGAGGCGACGACGACGAGCCCAGAATCCATGCCAAGAATGATAGCCTTCATGTCCTCCGTCCTCGAGCGGGTTTCCAAGTCCAACGACCTGAACCGGCGGTTCCACCGGACCCAGAAGCTGTCGGTCTTCCACTCCCTGACCACGCCCACCATCTCAATCCACAGCTACCTCCAGAGGATCTTCAATTACGCCGATTGCAGCCCATCTTGCTTCATCGTCGCCTACGTCTACCTCGACCGGTTCACTCAGATGCAGCCATTGCTGCCCATCGATTCCTTCAATGTCCATCGCTTGCTCATCACCAGCGTCTTGGTCTCTGCAAAGTTCATGGACGACAT TTACTACAACAATGCATTTTATGCCAGAGTTGGAGGGATCAGCACACAAGAGATGAACCTTCTTGAGGTGGACTTCTTGTTCGGATTAGGGTTCCAAATGAACGTGACGCCGGCGACATATTACACCTACTGCTCTTACCTTCAGAGAGAAATGCTGCTGCAATCTCCTCTACAATTTGCAGATTCTCCTGTGGATTTGGCAAGACGTTTAAAGCTTCACtgctcctttgatgaagatGAATCCACCCATCAAAAGCAGCTTGCTGTTTAA
- the LOC103426449 gene encoding peptide methionine sulfoxide reductase-like codes for MNILNKLGFGPKTADPNSESSSIAQGPDDDVPAPGQQFAQFGAGCFWGVELAFQRVPGVTKTEVGYTQGFLHNPSYEDVCTGTTQHSEVVRVQYDPKECNFESLLDLFWSRHDPTTLNRQGGDVGTQYRSGIYFYTPEQEKEARESLEQHQKKVNRKIVTEILPAKKFYRAEEYHQQYLAKGGRFGFRQSTEKGCNDPIRCYG; via the exons ATGAACATCCTCAACAAGCTCGGCTTTGGCCCCAAGACCGCTGACCCCAACTCCGAATCCTCCTCCATTGCCCAGGGCCCCGACGATGACGTTCCGGCGCCGGGTCAGCAGTTCGCCCAGTTTGGAGCCGGGTGCTTCTGGGGTGTCGAGCTGGCGTTTCAGCGAGTACCCGGCGTGACGAAGACGGAGGTTGGGTACACCCAGGGGTTTCTGCACAACCCGAGTTACGAGGACGTGTGTACCGGCACCACCCAGCACTCGGAGGTTGTGAGAGTGCAGTACGACCCTAAAGAGTGCAACTTTGAGAGCCTGCTCGATCTTTTCTGGTCCAGGCACGACCCCACCACGCTCAATCGCCAG GGGGGTGATGTTGGGACACAATACAGATCTGGAATATACTTCTATACACCTGAGCAAGAGAAGGAAGCACGTGAATCTCTGGAACAACACCAGAAGAAAGTGAACCGAAAGATTGTCACAGAGATCCTTCCTGCCAAGAAGTTCTACCGAGCGGAGGAGTACCACCAGCAATACCTTGCAAAAGGGGGACGTTTTGGTTTTAGGCAATCTACTGAGAAAGGATGCAATGATCCAATCCGATGCTATGGCTAA